The genomic DNA GTCTGTAGAGGGATTTATTTATTCTCTTAATCAGGTTGAGAAGGATATTTTACTAAATTATGAGCATGATAGTATTCAGTATAATTATTTAAACTTGCTTATTTCTTTAGTGTTGTGTGATATTGCTTATGTGATAGATGATATTGATGAACATGATAACTTGATTATTAGGATAGTAAAGAATTATGATATTGGATTTAAGTTTTCCTTTAATAAGGGTACATTTTCTGATTATTTTAGAGTGTTAGGAGATCTTGCTTTAAACTTAATTTCTCATGACTTTTCTAACTTTTATTCTTATGTTGTAAACGGTAAGAGGTTTTTACAAAAAGCATTAGCAATGGATGGGAAAAATTTTAGAGTTAATATTCCATTAGCGATGTTTTATACAGCCAATGCTACAAGCAAAACATTTAATAATAATTTATTTGCAGCTCATTATCTTAACAGAGCGGAAGAGATTCCTTTAAGTAGCAGGCAGAAATATTTAAGAGAAATTATTAAAAGTTCTTTTTTAGCTAGAATTAATAGAAGAGTTGAAGCGATAGACTGTTTAAAATCTGCTGTTAAAATATTTCCCAATAGTTATCTTGCAGCTATTGCGATTGAAAAGTTGGAGAAAGGCAAGCCTTTCTTTTAATCAAGGATAGGGTTAAAGATGTGAGACTCAATTTAATTAATGTTAACAAGAGTTACAAGACTTTCAAAGAAATCGTGCACGCGAACAAGGATATAACGCTTGATTTGAAAGCAAGAGATATGGTTTGGATCTCTGGCTCAACAGGTAGTGGAAAGACTACTCTAGTTAATTTAATAGCAGGAATAGATACACAGGACAGTGGAGATGTAATATTTGATTCTCTGTCTTTAAGTAACATGAGGGAAAGACAGAGAACTCTTTTTAGAAGATATAATATGGGGCTCATATTTCAACATTTTGAGCTTATTGCTAGCCTTACCGGATTTGAAAATATTTTATTGCCGTTAAGATTTTCAAATAAAAGTCATAAGCAAGCAAAGAATAGAGTAGCTGAATTAGTTAAGTTATTT from Borrelia turcica IST7 includes the following:
- a CDS encoding ABC transporter ATP-binding protein codes for the protein MRLNLINVNKSYKTFKEIVHANKDITLDLKARDMVWISGSTGSGKTTLVNLIAGIDTQDSGDVIFDSLSLSNMRERQRTLFRRYNMGLIFQHFELIASLTGFENILLPLRFSNKSHKQAKNRVAELVKLFNLESFVDRKPKHMSGGQRQRIGIARAFVYEPKLILGDEITSHLDLKTATFIYSVVKHYIEEKGAIGIFISHDSNLEKFANKFYRIEDGILSLRSEYA